A part of Acipenser ruthenus chromosome 12, fAciRut3.2 maternal haplotype, whole genome shotgun sequence genomic DNA contains:
- the LOC117416830 gene encoding medium-chain specific acyl-CoA dehydrogenase, mitochondrial-like yields the protein MLNLSKLFRASTLTGLRLQNTSARAAPSAAKLTQGGFNFELTEQQKEFKATARKFAREEVVPAAPHYDRTGEYPVPLIKRAWELGLMNSHIPEKCGGIGLGIFDACLITEEIAYGCTGVQTAIEANSLGQMPVIIAGSEQQQNKYLGRMTEEPLMCAYCVTEPGAGSDVAGIKTRAERKGDEYIINGQKMWITNGGKANWYFLLARSDSDPKTPANKAFTGFIVDADTPGIQVGRKEMNMGQRCSDTRGITFEDVRVPKENVLIGEGAGFKIAMGAFDKTRPPVAAGATGLAQRALDEATKYALERKTFGKFIAEHQAVSFLLAEMAMKVELARIAYQRAAWEVDEGRRNTYYASIAKAFAGDIANQVASDAVQVFGGNGFNSEYPVEKLMRDAKIYQIYEGTAQIQRLIIAREHIARYKQ from the exons ATGTTGAATTTAAGCAAG CTGTTCAGAGCCAGCACTCTGACAGGATTGAGATTGCAGAATACCAGTGCTCGGGCAGCCCCAAGTGCAGCTAAGCTGACTCAAGGTGGTTTTAATTTTG AGCTCACCGAACAGCAGAAAGAGTTTAAAGCTACCGCTAGAAAATTTGCCCGAGAGGAGGTAGTCCCTGCTGCGCCCCATTATGACAGAACTGGAGAG tatcctgtacctcttatcaagagagCCTGGGAGTTGGGTCTGATGAATTCTCACATTCCCGAAAAATGCG GTGGCATTGGACTGGGCATTTTTGATGCATGCCTCATAACAGAGGAGATAGCATACGGGTGTACTGGTGTTCAAACTGCTATTGAAGCAAATTCTTTGGGA caaATGCCAGTCATCATTGCAGGCAGTGAACAGCAGCAAAATAAATACTTGGGAAGAATGACGGAGGAACCTCTGATGTGT GCGTACTGTGTGACAGAGCCAGGAGCTGGTTCAGATGTGGCGGGGATTAAGACCAGGGCAGAGAGAAAGGGTGACGAGTATATCATTAATGGGCAGAAGATGTGGATCACAAATGGTGGCAAAGCTAACTG GTATTTCCTCCTGGCTCGTTCCGATTCGGATCCCAAAACCCCAGCAAACAAAGCTTTCACCGGCTTCATTGTGGATGCTGATACCCCTGGAATCCAAGTTGGAAGAAAG gAAATGAATATGGGCCAGCGCTGCTCTGACACAAGAGGTATTACATTTGAAGATGTAAGAGTACCTAAGGAAAACGTGCTTATCGGAGAAGGAGCTGGGTTTAAAATTGCCATGGGAGCCTTTGATAAAACCAGACCTCCG GTTGCAGCTGGTGCAACAGGACTGGCACAGAGAGCATTGGATGAAGCAACAAAGTATGCTTTGGAAAGGAAGACTTTTGGAAAATTCATTGCAGAA CACCAGGCAGTCTCATTCTTACTGGCAGAGATGGCTATGAAAGTCGAGCTGGCCAGAATAGCTTATCAGAGGGCTGCCTGGGAAGTGGATGAAGGGCGAAGGAACACATACTATGCCTCCATTGCTAAGGCATTCGCTGGTGACATTGCAAACCAAGTTGCCAGTGATGCTGTCCAGGTTTTTGGAGGAAATGGGTTTAACAGTGAATACCCCGTTGAGAAACTGATGAGAGATGCCAAAATTTACCag ATCTATGAAGGCACTGCTCAGATCCAGAGGTTGATTATTGCACGTGAACACATCGCAAGATACAAACAGTAA
- the rabggtb gene encoding geranylgeranyl transferase type-2 subunit beta, translating into MGTQVKDVVIKPDVPATLLLEKHADYIAAYGSKKDDYEYTMSEYLRMSGIYWGLTVMDLMGHLHRMDKEEITEFIKACQHDCGGISASIGHDPHLLYTLSAVQILSLYDSLSAIDVGKVVEYVKGLQQEDGSFAGDKWGEIDTRFSFCAVATLALLGKLDAINVEKAVEFVLSCMNFDGGFGCRPGSESHAGQIYCCTGFLSITGQLHQIKADLLGWWLCERQLPSGGLNGRPEKLPDVCYSWWVLASLKIIGRIHWIDKNKLSRFILACQDEETGGFADRPGDMVDPFHTLFGIAGLSLMGEEQIKEVNPVFCMPEEVLKRINVHPEVLS; encoded by the exons ATG GGTACCCAAGTTAAAGATGTTGTTATAAAACCTGATGTTCCAGCTACACTGCTGCTGGAGAAGCATGCAGACTACATAGCAGCTTATGGATCGAAGAAGGATGATTAC GAATATACCATGTCAGAATATTTGCGAATGAGTGGCATCTATTGGGGTTTAACAGTCATGGATCTTATGGGGCATCTCCATCGAATGGATAAGGAAGAAATCACTGAATTCATCAAGGCTTGCCAGCATGACTGTGGTGGGATCAGTGCTAGCATAGGACACGATCCTCACTTGCTTTATACTCTTAGTGCCGTGCAG ATTCTTAGTTTATATGACAGTCTCAGTGCTATAGATGTAGGTAAAGTTGTTGAATATGTGAAGGGACTGCAACAAGAAGATGGATCCTTTGCTGGGGACAAATGGG gtGAAATAGACACAAGGTTCTCTTTCTGTGCAGTAGCAACACTTGCTTTGCTG ggaaaacTGGATGCTATTAATGTTGAGAAAGCTGTAGAGTTTGTCTTGTCCTGTATGAACTTTGATGGAGGGTTTGGCTGCAGACCAGGCTCCGAATCTCATGCAGGGCag atttactgCTGTACGGGATTTTTATCTATAACAGGCCAGCTGCACCAAATAAAAGCAGACTTGCTTGGTTGGTGGCTGTGTGAAAGACAGCTACCATCTGGAGGGCTGAATGGGAGGCCAGAGAAG TTACCAGATGTTTGTTATTCATGGTGGGTGCTTGCTTCATTGAAAATTATTGGAAGAATCCACTGGattgacaaaaacaaactaaGCAGATTTATCTTGGCCTGCCAGGATGAGGAGACTGGGGGGTTTGCTGACAGGCCTGGAGATATG GTGGATCCTTTTCATACCCTGTTTGGAATTGCTGGGCTATCACTGATGGGAGAGGAACAGATCAAAGAAGTGAACCCAGTGTTTTGTATGCCAGAGGAGGTCCTCAAGAGAATCAATGTGCATCCTGAGGTTTTAAGCTAG